The following proteins come from a genomic window of Sorghum bicolor cultivar BTx623 chromosome 3, Sorghum_bicolor_NCBIv3, whole genome shotgun sequence:
- the LOC8060780 gene encoding hydroxycinnamoyltransferase 4 isoform X1 — protein sequence MKSMDSELQLQVLESSFVTPSESTPSQGLWLSSLDLMHANRGHTSTIYLYSSSSDAAAGAADFFDVARLKEAMARALVAFYPLAGRLGVNDDDGRMEISCNGEGALFVVAHADDLTVHDVKEFKPSPEQRRLFVPRIEPSSIMLAVQVTFLKCGGVALGAALHHVAVDALSAFHFFQTWSAFSKHGDHATLELPCHDRTLLRARSPPTVHPDALLTFYPKHTLSNPSGPLAIQIITISKDQITSLKHLCGGTSTFCAVSALVWQCACVARRPPPESEARLTFPVDIRRRARPPLPSCYFGNAVFWLGVTGAARDIATEALASVAGRIKSTIDRMDDELVRSAIDYFEMAEMDSQPPRGTLPQTDLHITSWFGRPQYDADFGWGKPELMSLAENSRGGFVYLMNDEGKADDGAGSGDVRVLMCMEAVNIRELEQLLYTKL from the exons ATGAAATCAATGGATTCTGAGCTGCAGCTGCAGGTGCTAGAGTCATCATTTGTAACGCCGAGCGAGTCGACACCGAGTCAGGGGCTGTGGCTCTCTTCCTTGGACCTCATGCATGCCAACAGAGGCCACACCTCAACAATCTACTTGTACAGCTCCTCCAGTGATGCTGCCGCGGGCGCCGCTGATTTCTTCGACGTGGCCAGGCTCAAGGAGGCTATGGCCAGAGCCTTGGTGGCCTTCTACCCCCTCGCCGGCCGCCTCGGCGTCAACGACGATGACGGTAGGATGGAGATCAGCTGTAACGGCGAAGGTGCGCTCTTTGTTGTCGCTCATGCTGATGATCTCACTGTCCATGACGTCAAGGAATTCAAGCCATCGCCTGAACAGAGGAGGCTGTTTGTTCCACGCATTGAGCCATCGTCCATCATGTTGGCTGTACAG GTGACTTTCTTGAAGTGTGGAGGGGTGGCATTAGGGGCAGCTCTCCACCATGTCGCCGTTGACGCCTTAAGTGCATTCCACTTCTTTCAAACATGGTCGGCCTTCTCCAAGCATGGCGACCACGCTACCCTGGAGCTCCCTTGCCATGACCGTACCCTACTCCGCGCGCGGTCACCCCCCACGGTCCATCCGGATGCACTCTTGACATTCTACCCTAAGCACACCTTGTCCAACCCATCAGGACCTCTTGCCATCCAAATCATCACCATTTCCAAGGACCAGATCACCTCCTTGAAGCACCTCTGTGGTGGCACAAGCACCTTCTGCGCCGTAAGCGCTCTCGTGTGGCAGTGCGCGTGCGTTGCACGCCGGCCCCCACCAGAGTCCGAAGCGCGCCTCACGTTCCCGGTTGACATCCGGCGAAGAGCGAGGCCGCCCCTCCCAAGCTGCTATTTCGGCAATGCGGTGTTTTGGCTAGGTGTCACCGGCGCGGCACGAGATATTGCCACGGAGGCGTTGGCATCCGTTGCTGGTCGCATCAAGAGTACTATTGATCGGATGGACGATGAGCTGGTGCGCTCTGCGATCGACTACTTTGAGATGGCCGAGATGGACAGCCAGCCTCCACGAGGCACCTTGCCACAAACCGACCTGCATATTACCAGCTGGTTCGGGAGGCCACAGTACGATGCAGATTTCGGATGGGGAAAGCCAGAGTTGATGTCGCTGGCGGAGAACAGCCGTGGGGGGTTTGTCTACTTGATGAACGATGAGGGGAAAGCGGACGATGGTGCTGGCAGCGGCGACGTCCGTGTGCTCATGTGCATGGAGGCTGTAAATATAAGGGAACTAGAGCAGCTACTTTACACAAAGCTCTAG
- the LOC8060780 gene encoding hydroxycinnamoyltransferase 4 isoform X2, whose translation MLPRAPLISSTWPGSRRLWPEPWWPSTPSPAASASTTMTEFKPSPEQRRLFVPRIEPSSIMLAVQVTFLKCGGVALGAALHHVAVDALSAFHFFQTWSAFSKHGDHATLELPCHDRTLLRARSPPTVHPDALLTFYPKHTLSNPSGPLAIQIITISKDQITSLKHLCGGTSTFCAVSALVWQCACVARRPPPESEARLTFPVDIRRRARPPLPSCYFGNAVFWLGVTGAARDIATEALASVAGRIKSTIDRMDDELVRSAIDYFEMAEMDSQPPRGTLPQTDLHITSWFGRPQYDADFGWGKPELMSLAENSRGGFVYLMNDEGKADDGAGSGDVRVLMCMEAVNIRELEQLLYTKL comes from the exons ATGCTGCCGCGGGCGCCGCTGATTTCTTCGACGTGGCCAGGCTCAAGGAGGCTATGGCCAGAGCCTTGGTGGCCTTCTACCCCCTCGCCGGCCGCCTCGGCGTCAACGACGATGACG GAATTCAAGCCATCGCCTGAACAGAGGAGGCTGTTTGTTCCACGCATTGAGCCATCGTCCATCATGTTGGCTGTACAG GTGACTTTCTTGAAGTGTGGAGGGGTGGCATTAGGGGCAGCTCTCCACCATGTCGCCGTTGACGCCTTAAGTGCATTCCACTTCTTTCAAACATGGTCGGCCTTCTCCAAGCATGGCGACCACGCTACCCTGGAGCTCCCTTGCCATGACCGTACCCTACTCCGCGCGCGGTCACCCCCCACGGTCCATCCGGATGCACTCTTGACATTCTACCCTAAGCACACCTTGTCCAACCCATCAGGACCTCTTGCCATCCAAATCATCACCATTTCCAAGGACCAGATCACCTCCTTGAAGCACCTCTGTGGTGGCACAAGCACCTTCTGCGCCGTAAGCGCTCTCGTGTGGCAGTGCGCGTGCGTTGCACGCCGGCCCCCACCAGAGTCCGAAGCGCGCCTCACGTTCCCGGTTGACATCCGGCGAAGAGCGAGGCCGCCCCTCCCAAGCTGCTATTTCGGCAATGCGGTGTTTTGGCTAGGTGTCACCGGCGCGGCACGAGATATTGCCACGGAGGCGTTGGCATCCGTTGCTGGTCGCATCAAGAGTACTATTGATCGGATGGACGATGAGCTGGTGCGCTCTGCGATCGACTACTTTGAGATGGCCGAGATGGACAGCCAGCCTCCACGAGGCACCTTGCCACAAACCGACCTGCATATTACCAGCTGGTTCGGGAGGCCACAGTACGATGCAGATTTCGGATGGGGAAAGCCAGAGTTGATGTCGCTGGCGGAGAACAGCCGTGGGGGGTTTGTCTACTTGATGAACGATGAGGGGAAAGCGGACGATGGTGCTGGCAGCGGCGACGTCCGTGTGCTCATGTGCATGGAGGCTGTAAATATAAGGGAACTAGAGCAGCTACTTTACACAAAGCTCTAG